Proteins encoded by one window of Planktothrix tepida PCC 9214:
- a CDS encoding CHAT domain-containing tetratricopeptide repeat protein → MIPKLRSKNKFFRVWFCILILASFLASGIVLPVIAQQWQSAEILNSNSGAENSFNQGLKGYREGTVAGFRKAIQEWEKTLRLWREANNPQQESVTRNFLCSVYGNLGEYPQALNCYNQLLILTQTLQDKQTQATTLISIAKIYAQLGEYQQALDTLNQTFPFWETLNFKTGGLATLNEMAFVYFNLGEFQQALNYYNQALALVKPLGNPANIAAILNNIGQVKSTLNQFDTALDNYKQALSLWEEVIQKLGDHSAIHIQRGKGATLNNIGFVYANLNQLEPALENYNQALTLWQKIGDRTGEASTFNNIGFVYFQQGKLEQSLEFYNKALQIRQEVGDRPKEALSRYRVATVKRKQGKFEEAIAQIETALTIIEDLRTQIANQDLRASFLASKQDYYLFYIDLLMELNQQQPNQGWDGKALQISERAKARSLLDILAEAQGEITSGVDSKLLEKKQTLRQKLSALEAQRIKLLSQPHTIIQKDEINQEIETLLQQYNQILGEIRENNPHYAALTQPQPLNLSEIQKLLDENTVLLEYSLGKDRSYLWAVTPNRIQSYDLPGEEAIKTSVKTFRENLILPSKRMRQSLYEETGKTLREMVFPPLPLLANKRLLIVADGALQYIPFAALPLAETNSKGDPIPLINNHELLTLPSASVLGIIRQETQTRKPAEKLLAVLADPVFSSTDERLKAVVSKAIKSLSPDLERSARESGVLFDRLPFTQEEAKQILALVPEQESLQEIGFNANRETATSSQLSQYRFIHFATHGLLNSENPELSGLVFSLVDQSGQSQNGFLRLYDIFNLNLPVELVVLSACETGLGQEIKGEGLVGLTRGFMYAGASRVVVSLWRVDDQATSQLMAKFYQGILEEGLSPVAALRQAQIKMQQNETSEWIPPYYWSGFTLQGEWQKLPN, encoded by the coding sequence ATGATACCTAAACTCAGAAGCAAAAATAAATTTTTCAGAGTTTGGTTTTGTATCCTGATTCTGGCATCTTTTTTGGCTTCAGGAATAGTTTTACCTGTGATCGCACAACAATGGCAATCCGCAGAAATTCTTAATTCTAATTCTGGCGCAGAAAATAGTTTTAATCAAGGATTGAAAGGATATCGAGAAGGAACAGTAGCCGGATTTCGGAAGGCGATTCAAGAGTGGGAAAAAACGTTACGTTTATGGCGAGAAGCGAATAATCCTCAGCAAGAATCCGTGACTCGCAATTTTTTATGTTCTGTTTATGGAAATTTAGGGGAATATCCCCAGGCTCTTAACTGTTATAATCAATTACTGATTTTAACTCAAACCCTCCAAGACAAACAAACTCAAGCTACAACTTTAATTTCTATTGCTAAAATTTATGCTCAATTAGGGGAATACCAACAAGCCTTAGATACTCTCAATCAAACTTTTCCTTTCTGGGAAACTCTTAATTTTAAAACAGGGGGGTTGGCGACTTTGAATGAAATGGCTTTTGTTTATTTTAATTTAGGGGAATTTCAACAAGCTCTGAATTATTATAATCAAGCTTTAGCTCTAGTAAAGCCTTTAGGAAATCCGGCGAATATCGCAGCTATTTTAAATAATATTGGTCAAGTCAAATCCACGTTAAACCAGTTTGATACCGCCCTTGATAATTATAAACAAGCTTTAAGTTTATGGGAAGAGGTGATTCAAAAATTGGGCGATCATTCTGCCATTCATATTCAGCGAGGAAAAGGAGCAACATTAAATAATATTGGATTTGTTTATGCTAATTTGAATCAATTAGAACCCGCTTTAGAAAATTATAATCAAGCCTTAACGCTGTGGCAAAAAATTGGCGATCGCACGGGAGAAGCGAGTACCTTTAATAATATTGGGTTTGTTTATTTCCAACAAGGGAAGTTAGAGCAATCCTTAGAATTTTATAATAAAGCCTTACAGATTCGTCAGGAAGTTGGCGATCGCCCTAAAGAAGCATTATCTCGATATCGAGTCGCAACAGTTAAACGAAAACAGGGAAAGTTTGAGGAAGCGATCGCTCAAATTGAAACCGCTTTAACCATTATTGAAGACTTGCGGACACAAATTGCCAATCAAGATTTAAGAGCTTCTTTCTTAGCTTCTAAACAGGATTATTATCTATTTTATATTGATTTATTAATGGAACTCAATCAACAACAACCCAACCAAGGTTGGGATGGAAAAGCGTTACAAATCAGTGAACGAGCCAAAGCCCGTTCTCTATTAGATATTTTAGCAGAAGCTCAAGGAGAAATTACCTCTGGTGTTGATTCTAAACTTTTAGAGAAAAAACAAACCTTAAGACAAAAATTATCCGCTTTAGAAGCACAACGCATTAAACTTTTAAGCCAACCCCATACGATTATTCAAAAAGATGAAATTAACCAAGAAATTGAAACGTTACTGCAACAGTATAATCAAATTTTAGGGGAAATTCGGGAAAATAATCCCCATTATGCTGCTTTAACTCAACCTCAGCCATTAAATTTATCAGAGATTCAAAAACTATTAGATGAAAATACCGTTTTATTAGAATATTCCCTGGGAAAAGACCGGAGTTATTTATGGGCTGTTACCCCTAATCGTATTCAAAGTTATGATTTACCCGGAGAAGAAGCAATTAAAACAAGCGTTAAAACCTTTCGGGAAAATTTAATTTTACCCAGTAAGAGAATGCGGCAATCGCTCTATGAAGAAACAGGGAAAACCTTAAGAGAAATGGTATTTCCTCCCCTTCCACTCTTAGCCAATAAAAGATTGCTGATTGTAGCTGATGGGGCATTACAATATATTCCCTTTGCTGCCCTTCCTTTAGCAGAAACAAACAGCAAAGGCGATCCGATCCCTTTAATTAATAATCATGAATTATTAACGTTACCCTCCGCTTCAGTTTTAGGAATTATACGACAAGAAACCCAAACTCGAAAACCGGCTGAAAAACTGTTAGCGGTATTAGCTGATCCAGTATTTAGTTCAACGGATGAACGATTAAAAGCTGTCGTTTCTAAAGCGATTAAATCCCTTTCACCCGACTTAGAACGTTCAGCCAGAGAATCCGGTGTTTTATTTGATCGTTTACCCTTTACCCAAGAAGAAGCTAAACAGATTTTAGCCTTAGTTCCTGAGCAGGAAAGTTTGCAAGAAATCGGCTTTAACGCAAATAGAGAAACCGCAACAAGTTCTCAACTGAGTCAATATCGTTTTATTCATTTTGCCACTCATGGTTTACTCAATAGTGAAAATCCTGAATTATCAGGTTTAGTATTTTCTCTAGTGGATCAAAGTGGACAATCTCAAAATGGATTTTTACGACTCTATGATATTTTCAACTTAAATTTACCTGTAGAATTAGTGGTATTAAGTGCCTGTGAAACCGGATTAGGTCAGGAAATAAAAGGCGAAGGATTAGTAGGTTTAACACGAGGATTTATGTATGCAGGTGCGAGTCGAGTGGTGGTGAGTTTATGGAGAGTTGATGATCAAGCCACCTCCCAATTAATGGCGAAATTTTATCAAGGAATATTAGAAGAAGGATTATCTCCAGTTGCCGCTTTACGACAAGCACAAATTAAAATGCAGCAGAATGAAACCTCAGAATGGATACCCCCTTATTATTGGTCAGGATTTACTTTGCAGGGAGAATGGCAAAAACTTCCCAATTAA
- a CDS encoding DUF928 domain-containing protein, whose amino-acid sequence MVIKSVGYLSLILGMMLPVTASLAIIPAPVKNGVNSPMEISLKFPDAPKGDGPVSTAGGGTRGTSCGLDNTKLTALVPSQNTLTVSANPTFFVYIPKLNQSQILKGEFELIYNPNKNKYVTLYKTNVKLPLEPSIVKIPLPKTVTLEPGIKYQWTFAITCNTSNFSDPTEDFVGVYIQRNELTPTLKQELEQTQNQLKKAEIYARENIWQDTLMSLAQLRDSQQEEWKSLLTSIKIEESIIDAPFAPESTVSNSEEQSAQ is encoded by the coding sequence ATGGTTATCAAGTCTGTCGGTTATTTGAGTTTGATTTTAGGCATGATGTTGCCTGTTACAGCGAGTCTAGCTATCATTCCTGCTCCAGTTAAAAACGGGGTCAATTCCCCCATGGAAATCAGTTTAAAATTTCCTGATGCCCCCAAGGGTGATGGGCCAGTGAGTACCGCCGGAGGAGGGACACGAGGAACAAGCTGTGGGTTAGATAATACCAAACTGACAGCTTTAGTCCCCAGTCAGAATACCTTAACGGTTTCTGCTAACCCAACGTTCTTTGTTTATATTCCTAAACTTAATCAGTCCCAGATCTTAAAGGGTGAATTTGAGTTAATCTATAACCCTAATAAAAATAAATATGTTACTCTTTACAAGACAAACGTTAAACTCCCTTTAGAACCCAGTATTGTGAAAATCCCATTACCTAAGACTGTAACCTTAGAACCCGGAATTAAATATCAATGGACATTTGCCATTACTTGTAATACTTCTAATTTTTCAGATCCGACAGAAGATTTTGTAGGGGTTTATATTCAGCGAAATGAGCTTACACCAACCCTAAAACAGGAATTAGAACAAACCCAAAATCAATTAAAAAAAGCAGAAATTTATGCCCGTGAAAACATCTGGCAAGATACATTAATGAGCCTAGCTCAGTTACGAGATTCTCAACAAGAAGAATGGAAAAGTTTACTGACTTCTATTAAAATTGAAGAATCGATTATAGACGCTCCTTTTGCACCTGAATCAACAGTAAGCAATTCTGAAGAGCAATCTGCCCAATAA